A region from the Methanocella sp. genome encodes:
- a CDS encoding adenylate kinase family protein, translating into MKIALTGTPGTGKSTIADTIDEGFRVVHVNELIKNGYSLGMDEERDCLIADLPRLSKYVRSLKGDVILEGHTSHLLPADTIIVLRASPAALRERLKNRGWSEAKIKENIEAEALDLILVEALDTHKKVYEIDTTNMKPMQARDAVREAIRGTDKYTPGAIDFSEEAFL; encoded by the coding sequence ATGAAGATCGCGCTCACGGGCACCCCGGGCACCGGCAAGTCCACCATCGCCGACACGATCGATGAAGGCTTTCGTGTCGTCCACGTGAACGAGCTAATTAAAAATGGCTACAGCCTGGGCATGGACGAGGAGCGGGATTGCCTTATCGCCGATCTGCCCCGGCTTTCAAAGTACGTCAGGAGCCTGAAAGGGGATGTCATCCTTGAAGGCCATACGTCGCATCTTCTGCCGGCGGACACGATCATCGTCCTCCGCGCCTCGCCCGCTGCCCTCCGGGAACGATTAAAAAACAGAGGCTGGAGCGAGGCAAAGATCAAAGAGAATATCGAGGCGGAGGCGCTCGACCTCATCCTCGTCGAAGCCCTGGACACGCATAAAAAGGTTTATGAAATCGATACGACCAATATGAAACCAATGCAAGCCAGGGATGCGGTGAGGGAGGCCATTCGGGGCACAGATAAGTATACGCCGGGAGCCATCGACTTTAGCGAGGAGGCTTTCCTGTGA